One genomic segment of Pseudorasbora parva isolate DD20220531a chromosome 6, ASM2467924v1, whole genome shotgun sequence includes these proteins:
- the pacsin1a gene encoding protein kinase C and casein kinase substrate in neurons protein 1a, with translation MSGSYDDSTVSDEAMDSFWEVGNYKRAVKRIDDGHRLCNDLMNCLQERAKIEKSYSAQLTEWSKRWRQLIEKGPQYGSVERAWLAMMTEADKVSELHQEVKNGLMNEDVEKVKNWQKDSYHRQMIGGFKETKEAEEGFKKAQKPWAKKLKEMETAKKTYHMACKEEKLAAGREADASVAPDQQKKLHEKTEKCKQDVQKAKEKYEKSLDELSKCTPQYMECMELVFDQCQQHEVKRLTFLKEVLLDIKRHLNLTENQNYASVYREFERTILAANTQEDLKWFSNNHGPGMHMNWPQFEEYNPDATNAVAKREKKKPDGVAPATPNTEHAGQAGDRGSVSSYDKNQAYSTEWSDDDQPAGYSGNETNGGGNSFEEDAVSRGGVRVRALYDYEGQEQDELTFKAGDELTKIEEEDDQGWCRGRLDGGRTGLYPANYVEEI, from the exons GTGGGAAATTATAAGCGTGCAGTCAAGAGAATTGACGACGGCCATCGACTTTGCAATGATCTCATGAACTGCCTTCAGGAACGTGCCAAGATTGAGAAGTCCTACAGCGCGCAGCTCACCGAATGGTCCAAAAGGTGGAGGCAACTGATTGAGAAAG gGCCTCAGTACGGGTCTGTGGAGCGAGCCTGGTTAGCTATGATGACAGAGGCTGATAAAGTGAGTGAGCTCCATCAAGAGGTGAAGAACGGTCTGATGAACGAGGACGTTGAGAAGGTGAAAAACTGGCAGAAAGACTCGTACCACAGACAGATGATAGGAGGCTTCAAGGAAACCAAAGAGGCAGAAGAGGGCTTCAAGAAAGCCCAGAAACCCTGGGCTAAGAAACTCAAAGAG ATGGAAACTGCAAAGAAGACCTATCACATGGCATGCAAAGAGGAGAAACTGGCTGCAGGGCGTGAGGCAGATGCTTCTGTCGCTCCAGACCAGCAGAAGAAACTCCACGAGAAGACAGAGAAATGCAAACAGGATGTGCAGAAG GCGAAGGAGAAGTACGAGAAGTCTCTGGACGAGCTGTCGAAATGCACACCGCAGTACATGGAGTGCATGGAGCTGGTGTTTGACCAATGCCAGCAGCACGAGGTCAAACGACTGACCTTCCTCAAAGAGGTTCTTCTGGACATCAAACGACACCTAAACCTCACCGAGAACCAAAA CTATGCGTCAGTGTACCGCGAGTTTGAACGCACCATTCTGGCTGCCAACACACAAGAGGATCTCAAGTGGTTCAGTAATAATCACGGTCCTGGCATGCATATGAACTGGCCCCAGTTTGAG GAATATAATCCAGACGCCACCAACGCTGTTGCCAAGAGAGAAAAGAAGAAGCCAGATGGAGTGGCTCCTGCTACCCCAAACACAGAGCATGCAGGTCAAGCAGGCGACCGGGGCAG CGTGAGCAGCTATGATAAGAACCAGGCGTACTCCACAGAATGGTCCGATGATGATCAACCCGCCGGATACTCGGGGAACGAGACGAATGGCGGTGGAAACTCTTTCGAGGAGGACGCGGTCAGCAGAGGAGGCGTGCGAGTGCGAGCACTGTATGACTATGAAGGGCAAGAGCAGGATGAGCTGACCTTCAAAGCAG GTGATGAATTGACAAAGATCGAAGAGGAAGATGACCAGGGCTGGTGCAGAGGTCGTCTGGACGGCGGCCGGACAGGCTTATACCCGGCCAATTACGTTGAGGAAATCTGA